TCTGTCTGGGATGGCACTGGTACCCGTACCGCTACTCGAGGACCGTGGACGACGGGGACGGCCGGCCGGTGGCCGCCTTCCCCGCCTGGCTGGGCGATCTGGGCCGCCGGGCGGTCGCCGACGCCGATGCCGTCGACGCCACGGTCCTCGGGCCGGAGCCCACCGGAGCTGCCGGACGCACCGAGCGATATGAGCCCGATGTGGCCCTGGTCAACTGGTACGGGCCCCGCGCCCGGATGGGCATGCACGCCGACCGGGAAGAGTTGAGCCCGGCTCCGGTGGTATCGCTCAGCCTGGGGGACACCGGGGTGTTCCGCTTCGGGACCGTCGCCGGCCGCGGTCGGCCCTGGACCGACGTGGAGCTCGACTCGGGGGACCTCTTCGTGTTCGGCGGGGCTTCGCGGCGGGCCTTCCACGGCGTGCCACAGGTGGTGGCGGGCACCGGCGACCCCTCGCTCGGCGTCGGGAGCGGGCGTCTCAACGTCACGGTCCGCCAGACCGGCCTCCCCGGGTGAGATAGGAGCGGTCGAGGAACCACGCCCCCGCGGTCCCAACGGCCCGGCGGTGGGGTCCCTCAATCCGCGCCCAATGGCCGAATGCGACCAAATTTGTGGCTCCACCTGGGTGTTTTGGGCGAGTAGTGGGAGGCGACACCATCTGTTGTCAAGTTTCTCGAGGACTGGTCGATACATGGATCCAGGTGGGTCGTCGATCTGCCGTCAAGCGCCTTTCGTCGGAGGAGACCAATGGATTCGGAAAAGAAGTCACGAAAAGGCGGGCTGATTGCGGCCCTTCTCGGCGTGGCCGCCTTGGGGCTGACCGCCGTCGTCACCCTCGGTGTGACCACGTTCTCCGCCCAAGTCGGTGGCAGCGGCACCTTCCAGACCGGCACGTTGCTGCTGTCGAAGACGAATGCGTCGGGGACCTGCCTCTCGAGCGGCAACTCGGCCGGCAGTATCACCACCAACATCAATGCCGCCTGTCCTGGCAGTGACCTCGGCGCTGGCACGACCAATGTGCCTCAGGTCAACCAGACGTCGACGGTGACACTGACCAACCAGGGCTCGATCAATTCAGCCAGTGGGCTCACCCTCACCACCGGAGCCTGCTCGGCCGTCGCCGCCCCGTACGGAGCGTCCGTCCTCAACCCCCTGTCATCGGGTAGCGACACCGCCGGCTTCTGCGGCAAGGTCGACATCACCATCTACAACACGACCGCAGGGAAGTGCTTGTACCCGGCGGCCGTGGGTGCGTGCCCCGCACCGTCGACCGCCAACAACCTCGTCACCTTGGCCTCGGCCAGCCCGTTCACCCTGGCCGCCTCGCTGGCATCCGGTGCGAGCGTCGGGCTCACCATAACGACGCAGCTCGACGCGTCGGCGACCAACGCCGACCAGGGCCTCGCGGCCAACGCGACCATGACCTACACCCTCGGTCAGTAGTCCCGAAAGTCGGCTCTCATGAGCCGTGAACTCACAGAGTGGCGATCAAATGAAACTGATGCGGAGTGGACTGACCCAGGGGCAACCCTGGGTCAGTCCCGTTCTTGGCCCGTTGATCCTCCTCGGGGTGGTCGCCCTTCTGAGTGGGTCACTGATCGGCTGGGGCGCTGGCTTCTCCGGCCAGATCTCCGGAGTCGGTACGTTCGGGAGCGGGACCCAGTTGCTCTCCGACACGATCGGGGGCACCAACTGCCTGTCGTCGTCGAACTCGGCGGCGGGGATCACGACCAACCAGGCGACATGCGCGACGTATCCGCTTTCGACCACCGTGGGCTCGGCGTCGACCACCACGCTCGGTAACCAGGGATCGGTAGCGCCGACATCGGCGTCGGTGGCCACCGGCGGTACTTGTGGCGTCCAACAATTCGCCGACACGTCGGCGGCGGGTACCAACACCGGCCTCCCACTCGGCGGTGTGACCTACGGCGCGACCGGACCGAGCCCCTACACCGGCACGGCGGCTTCGGTTGCCTTCGACGGCTCCACCGGCTGGGGAGAGACCCTGTCCGGCCTCACCATGCCCACCGATTACACGCTGATGGCGTGGATCAAGCCCTCTGTACTCGACGGGGTCGTGCTCGGGGCCACCAGCACCCAGTCAAACGGGGCGGCATCGAGCGCAGACCGCATGGTATGGACCGA
The DNA window shown above is from Mycobacteriales bacterium and carries:
- a CDS encoding alpha-ketoglutarate-dependent dioxygenase AlkB, with amino-acid sequence MTGLFDREPVVVAPGAVHLPGWLDGDRQRELVGWCRTWSEGAGGFRSPRMPSGGTMSVQIVCLGWHWYPYRYSRTVDDGDGRPVAAFPAWLGDLGRRAVADADAVDATVLGPEPTGAAGRTERYEPDVALVNWYGPRARMGMHADREELSPAPVVSLSLGDTGVFRFGTVAGRGRPWTDVELDSGDLFVFGGASRRAFHGVPQVVAGTGDPSLGVGSGRLNVTVRQTGLPG